The Xiphias gladius isolate SHS-SW01 ecotype Sanya breed wild chromosome 4, ASM1685928v1, whole genome shotgun sequence genome includes a window with the following:
- the extl3 gene encoding exostosin-like 3, whose amino-acid sequence MQRNGGGVGAAGQPWVLRRVRLTWLSFMLFFILVFFPLIAHYYLTTIDEAGGPDKRIFGPRPGGELCEAKHVQDLCRIRESVSEELLQLEAKRQELNGEIARLNLRIEACKRSIDSAKQDLLQLKNVISQTEHSYKELMAQNQPKLSLPVRLLPDKEDPGLPPPKSARYCRLRSCFDYGRCPLTSGFPVYVYDAGSYPWGDYLDPLVKQAFAASVKSNIYVTDNPSIACLYLVLVGELHESSSSPLPSPSELEKQLKTLPYWRSDGHNHVLVHLSRKSMTQNFLYNVSTGRAAVAQSTFLEQQYREGFDLVVSPLVHALSEPNFLEVPPQVPVKRKYLFTFQGERVESLRSSLQEAPPQSFEEEMEGDPPADYDDRIIGTLKAVQDSHLDQVLVEFTCKNPRPSLPTEWALCGEREDRLEVLKASTFALVIAPGDGQLVASAGCGMRLFEALEVGAIPVVLGDHSRLPYHQFIRWSEAVIIVPKPRVTELHFLLRSLSDNDLLAMRRQGRFLWENYFSTSENVLNTILASIRTSIQVPAAPIKEEPAYEIPHKAGKLAGTDANLADNGDLDLGPVETEPPYASPRFLRNFTYTAADTYRAWNRAPGPFHLFPHTPLDPVLPSEAKFLGSGTGFRPIGGGTGGSGKEFQAALGGNVPREQFTVVMLTYEREEVLMNSLERLNGLPYLNKVVVVWNSPKPPSDDLLWPDIGLPIVVVRTEKNSLNNRFLPWDAVETEAILSIDDDAHLRHDEIMFGFRVWREARDRIVGFPGRYHAWDINHQSWLYNSNYSCELSMVLTGAAFFHKYYAYLYSYVMPQAIRDMVDEYINCEDIAMNFLVSHITRKPPIKVTSRWTFRCPGCPQALSHDDSHFHERHKCINFFVKVYGYMPLLYTQFRVDSVLFKTRLPHDKTKCFKFI is encoded by the exons ATGCAGCGTAACGGTGGTGGAGTGGGTGCTGCAGGCCAGCCATGGGTGTTACGGCGTGTGCGTCTCACGTGGCTCAGTTTTATGCTCTTCTTTATCCTGGTCTTCTTCCCGCTCATTGCCCACTACTACCTCACTACCATTGACGAAGCTGGAGGTCCTGATAAGCGCATCTTTGGGCCGCGGCCTGGCGGTGAACTGTGCGAAGCCAAACATGTGCAGGATCTTTGCCGCATTCGCGAGTCAGTCAGCGAGGAGCTGTTGCAGCTGGAGGCCAAGAGGCAGGAGCTCAACGGGGAGATCGCTCGACTCAACTTGCGCATTGAGGCCTGCAAGCGCAGCATTGACAGCGCCAAGCAGgatctgctgcagctgaagaaTGTCATCAGCCAGACAGAGCATTCCTATAAAGAACTAATGGCCCAGAACCAGCCCAAGCTGTCACTGCCTGTAAGGTTGCTGCCGGACAAGGAAGACCCAGGACTGCCACCACCCAAGTCTGCACGCTACTGCCGCCTGCGGTCCTGCTTCGACTATGGTCGCTGCCCTCTTACATCTGGGTTTCCTGTGTATGTCTATGACGCAGGCTCCTATCCATGGGGGGACTATCTTGACCCACTGGTGAAGCAGGCTTTTGCAGCATCAGTTAAGAGTAACATTTATGTTACGGATAACCCCAGCATTGCCTGTCTGTATTTGGTACTGGTAGGGGAGCTACAtgagtcctcctcctccccactaCCATCTCCTTCAGAGCTGGAGAAGCAACTAAAAACTCTTCCTTACTGGAGATCTGATGGACACAACCATGTACTGGTGCATCTGTCTAGAAAGTCCATGACACAGAACTTCCTGTATAATGTGAGCACAGGACGAGCAGCAGTCGCTCAGTCCACCTTTTTGGAGCAGCAGTACCGTGAGGGCTTTGACTTGGTTGTGTCCCCACTTGTTCATGCTCTCTCAGAACCAAACTTTTTGGAAGTACCCCCTCAAGTTCCTGTAAAGAGGAAATACCTCTTCACCTTCCAGGGGGAGAGGGTGGAGTCACTGAGGAGCAGCTTACAGGAGGCGCCCCCTCAGTCTTTTGAGGAGGAGATGGAAGGAGACCCACCAGCCGACTACGATGATCGCATTATTGGTACCTTAAAGGCTGTGCAGGACAGCCACTTGGATCAGGTGCTGGTTGAGTTCACTTGCAAGAACCCACGGCCTAGTTTGCCGACTGAGTGGGCTCTTTGTGGTGAGAGGGAGGACAGGCTGGAGGTGCTCAAGGCTTCTACTTTTGCCCTGGTGATCGCTCCAGGAGATGGACAGCTGGTGGCCTCAGCAGGCTGTGGTATGAGGCTTTTTGAGGCCCTAGAAGTGGGTGCCATCCCAGTTGTGTTGGGGGACCACTCGAGGCTACCTTACCACCAGTTTATTCGCTGGAGTGAAGCTGTCATTATAGTCCCCAAGCCTCGTGTCACAGAGCTACACTTCCTGCTGCGCAGCCTATCAGACAATGATTTGCTAGCTATGAGGCGGCAGGGCCGCTTCCTGTGGGAGAACTACTTCTCCACCTCAGAGAATGTTCTCAATACCATCCTGGCCAGCATCAGAACCAGCATCCAGGTTCCTGCTGCACCCATCAAAGAGGAGCCGGCCTATGAGATTCCTCACAAAGCTGGGAAGCTGGCAGGAACCGATGCCAACCTGGCTGACAACGGTGATCTGGATTTGGGTCCTGTTGAGACAGAGCCCCCGTACGCTTCTCCACGCTTTCTCCGCAACTTCACATACACAGCTGCAGACACCTATAGAGCATGGAACCGGGCCCCCGGGCCTTTCCATCTGTTTCCTCACACTCCTCTAGACCCTGTCCTGCCATCTGAAGCGAAATTCCTTGGCTCCGGTACTGGTTTCAGGCCTATAGGTGGAGGTACGGGAGGCTCGGGGAAGGAGTTTCAGGCAGCCTTGGGAGGGAACGTGCCGCGAGAACAGTTCACCGTGGTCATGCTGACAtatgagagggaggaggtgctGATGAACTCCCTGGAGAGGTTGAATGGACTGCCGTACCTCAACAAGGTAGTGGTGGTGTGGAATTCGCCCAAGCCTCCTTCAGATGACCTGTTGTGGCCCGACATAGGCCTGCCCATTGTG GTTGTCcgcacagagaaaaacagcctcAACAACCGCTTCCTTCCCTGGGATGCCGTGGAAACCGAAGCCATCCTGTCAATTGATGATGATGCTCATCTCCGCCATGATGAGATCATGTTTGGGTTCAG AGTGTGGCGTGAGGCCAGAGATCGCATCGTGGGTTTCCCCGGGAGGTATCATGCGTGGGACATCAACCATCAGTCATGGCTCTACAACTCCAACTACTCCTGTGAGCTCTCCATGGTCCTGACAGGGGCTGCTTTCTTCCATAAG tACTACGCCTATCTGTACTCATACGTGATGCCCCAGGCCATCAGGGACATGGTGGACGAGTACATAAACTGCGAGGACATCGCCATGAACTTCCTGGTCTCTCACATCACCCGCAAACCACCCATCAAG GTTACGTCTCGTTGGACTTTCCGCTGTCCCGGCTGCCCTCAGGCCCTTTCACACGATGACTCGCATTTCCACGAGCGCCACAAGTGCATCAACTTCTTCGTCAAAGTGTACGGCTACATGCCACTGCTGTACACACAGTTTCGTGTGGACTCCGTGCTGTTTAAGACTCGTTTACCCCATGATAAGACTAAGTGCTTCAAGTTCATCTAG
- the syt14b gene encoding synaptotagmin-14b yields the protein MAIDGGGRNCGVHELICARRVSPELLGVLSSIAAFMALMALFFLYLSNKLSVGSPDDLSHLSGYKDTEPEGVVSDSEEDRGPKGTAQQDTTSLWSSKRKQSAEQGGYSSEASSERANSIQRIKKDSSLVELQPPPYQDKGSAACVSSRSRSERVVRRGSSSQRCDSPRCSSEASVDQDTESYLNKGCEEDIPSDSTAVLGPEDGSGPQLPTAYEPEPLAKYGTLDVAFEYDSSEQWLAVTVTAATDIPALKQTGNISWQVHLVLLPTKKQRAKTGIQKGPCPVFTETFKFSRVEQEALGDYAVRFRLYSIRRMKREKVLGEKVFYLTKLNLQGKIALPVTLEPGSELAGCGSLVSVSRSAGALSYRSAEDSSFPEILLGLIYNSATGRLSAEVIQGSHFKTTASDKAVNGLFCCIKHFVGGQLYIMRDTYVKLTMLDSKGKEMSKCKTAVCRGQPNPTYKETFVFQVALFQLSEVSLVVSVFCRRSSMRSRERLGWVSLGLNSTSEEQQAHWTEMKEAEGQQVCHWHTLTDT from the exons GAGGGGGCAGAAACTGCGGTGTTCATGAGCTCATCTGTGCCAGACGAG TCTCTCCTGAACTTCTGGGTGTCCTGTCTTCCATTGCAGCCTTCATGGCGTTGatggctctgttttttctttacctcaGCAACAAGCTGTCAGTGGGGAGTCCCGACGATCTGTCACATCTCAGTGGCTATAAGGACACAGAGCCAG AGGGAGTTGTATCAGACAGCGAGGAGGACAGAGGCCCAAAGGGTACGGCCCAGCAGGACACAACCTCTCTGTGGAGCAGCAAACGCAAACAGTCCGCTGAGCAGGGGGGATACAGCAGTGAGGCCTCCAGCGAACGAG CCAACAGCATCCAGAGGATAAAGAAAGATTCCTCCCTCGTTGAGCTTCAGCCTCCTCCGTACCAGGACAAGGGCTCGGCGGCCTGCGTGTCCTCTCGCTCCCGGTCCGAGCGAGTGGTCCGGAGGGGGTCGTCCTCGCAGCGCTGCGACAGCCCCCGCTGCTCCAGTGAGGCCAGCGTGGACCAGGACACCGAGAGCTACCTCAACAAAGGCTGTGAGGAGGACATACCCAGTGACAGCACCGCTGTCCTGGGACCAGAG GATGGCTCTGGTCCTCAGCTGCCCACAGCCTACGAGCCAGAGCCCCTCGCCAAATACGGCACGCTGGACGTGGCCTTCGAGTACGACTCCAGTGAGCAGTGGTTGGCCGTCACGGTCACTGCGGCAACAGACATCCCTGCCCtcaaacagacaggaaacatctCGTGGCAGGTCCACCTGGTCCTGCTGCCTACCAAGAAGCAACGGGCCAAGACCGGCATACAGAAGGGCCCGTGCCCTGTCTTCACGGAAACATTCAAGTTTTCAAGAGTGGAACAGGAGGCTCTGGGGGACTACGCTGTTCGCTTCCGCCTGTACAGCATCAGGcggatgaaaagagaaaaggtcCTGGGAGAGAAGGTGTTCTACCTGACTAAGCTCAACCTGCAGGGCAAGATCGCTCTACCTGTCACCCTGGAACCGGGCTCTGAACTTGCA GGTTGTGGCTCTCTGGTGAGCGTGTCTCGCAGCGCAGGAGCTCTGTCCTACCGCTCAGCTGAAGATTCGTCCTTTCCGGAGATCCTCCTGGGTCTCATCTACAACTCCGCCACAGGGCGGTTATCTGCCGAGGTCATCCAGGGGAGCCACTTCAAAACCACCGCGTCCGATAAAGCCGTCA atgGTCTGTTTTGTTGTATAAAACACTTCGTAGGGGGACAGCTTTATATAATGAGAG ACACCTATGTGAAGTTGACCATGCTGGACTCCAAGGGGAAGGAGATGTCCAAGTGTAAGACGGCTGTGTGCCGCGGACAGCCCAACCCCACCTACAAGGAGACGTTTGTGTTCCAGGTGGCGCTCTTCCAGCTGTCCGAGGTGTCTCTGGTGGTGTCGGTGTTCTGCCGCCGTAGCAGCATGAGGTCCAGGGAGAGGCTGGGCTGGGTCTCCCTGGGCCTCAACAGCACCAGCGAGGAGCAGCAGGCCCACTGGACAGAGATGAAAGAGGCGGAGGGACAGCAGGTCTGCCACTGGCACACGCTCACCGACACCTAG